In Chitinophaga sp. HK235, a single window of DNA contains:
- a CDS encoding DUF3667 domain-containing protein: MRKDKHCLNCGSEVPERFCSHCGQENTVQHETFGHLVGHFVADIFHYDSQLLLTLKYLAIRPGLLSKEYWAGRRAMYVNPIKLYVFVSFVFFFFFFTLANGPDHGKNAHAVNRLAEREAAADLTDININGLDPEYNSVAEYDSAQAALPEHKRSTGWDARMQRGMAKLRENKKEGKEVLKEMFSHNLPKVMFILLPLFALLMKWSHRRSKMVYADHAIFTIHFHSFLFIILFVGLVLRYFIRDQTPLDLAYWGAFGYLVLGLRNAYKQSFWKSFVKASLLCIAYLFVCVTVFVVFIVGVLSFY, encoded by the coding sequence TTGCGTAAAGATAAACACTGTCTCAATTGCGGCAGTGAAGTCCCTGAACGTTTCTGCTCCCACTGTGGACAGGAAAATACTGTACAACACGAAACCTTTGGCCATCTGGTAGGCCACTTTGTTGCTGACATATTTCACTACGACTCCCAGCTTCTGTTGACACTCAAATACCTGGCCATCCGCCCGGGCTTACTCTCCAAAGAATACTGGGCCGGCAGAAGAGCCATGTATGTCAATCCGATCAAACTATATGTCTTCGTTTCGTTTGTATTTTTCTTCTTTTTCTTCACCCTCGCCAACGGACCTGATCATGGAAAAAATGCACATGCTGTCAATCGTCTTGCTGAGAGAGAAGCAGCTGCTGACCTGACCGATATCAATATAAATGGTCTGGACCCGGAATATAATAGTGTTGCGGAGTACGACTCAGCGCAGGCTGCCTTGCCCGAACATAAACGCAGTACCGGCTGGGATGCCCGCATGCAGCGCGGTATGGCAAAACTCAGGGAAAATAAAAAAGAAGGAAAGGAAGTATTGAAAGAGATGTTTAGCCATAACCTGCCCAAGGTGATGTTCATCCTGCTGCCGCTGTTTGCACTGCTGATGAAATGGAGCCACCGCAGGAGTAAAATGGTTTATGCAGACCATGCCATCTTCACCATTCATTTTCATTCGTTTTTATTCATCATTCTTTTTGTGGGCCTGGTGCTGCGGTATTTTATCCGGGATCAGACACCGCTGGATCTGGCGTACTGGGGTGCCTTCGGATACCTGGTGCTCGGCCTTAGAAACGCTTATAAGCAGTCGTTCTGGAAATCCTTTGTCAAAGCAAGTTTGCTGTGCATCGCTTATCTGTTTGTCTGTGTAACCGTGTTCGTTGTATTTATAGTGGGAGTCCTGTCATTCTATTGA
- a CDS encoding Tex family protein yields MNPKHITLISSELSISAKQAENTMNLLAEGSTVPFISRYRKEVTGSLDEVQIGRIEDLQKRYKEVDDRREFIIKTITEQEKMTPELLEKLESTWVLAELEDIYLPYKPKRKTRATIAIEKGLEPLAKLLFDQQDGDISAAETFITELVASSEEALKGARDIIAEWINENAECRDKLRKLFTHTGKLTSKVAEGKEEEGNKYKDYFEFTEDLREVPSHRVLAILRAESEGILFSTIAPEEEEAMGIISKQFVTGRGAASEQVAKAGTDAYKRLLRPSLENEFRAVAKDKADGEAIDVFAENLRQLLLAAPLGPKAVIAIDPGYRTGCKVVALDNQGNMLDHDVIFPLEKNYKKDDAEALLKKWAERYDTAAIAVGNGTAGRETEEFVKKIDFGKKINVFMVNESGASVYSASEVAREEFPDQDVTVRGAVSIGRRLIDPLAELVKIDPKSIGVGQYQHDVNQSSLKQSLDRVVVSCVNNVGVNLNTASKHLLAYVSGLGPSLAENIVKYRKENGAFSNRTQLKKVHRLGDKAFEQCAGFLRIENGDNPLDNSAVHPERYKLVEEMAAKQNCTIQELIGQDDLRKKINPKDFIREDAGMLTIEDILKELAKPSRDPRDEIAIFEYAEGIHKIEDLKSGMVLPGVVTNITAFGAFVDIGVKQDGLVHISHMSNKFISNPNEAVKLNQKVQVTVLEVDIARKRISLSMKDQEKGGSSQQQGPRKERRDTPAGKGNRDNSRGKENKEAPLNDFQAKLAALKNKFGN; encoded by the coding sequence ATGAATCCGAAACACATTACGCTTATTTCATCCGAACTGAGTATATCCGCCAAACAGGCAGAGAATACAATGAACCTGTTGGCCGAAGGCTCCACAGTACCATTTATCAGCCGTTACCGTAAGGAAGTGACGGGGAGTCTGGATGAAGTACAGATTGGTCGAATTGAAGACCTTCAGAAGCGTTACAAGGAAGTGGACGACCGTCGTGAGTTTATCATCAAAACCATTACGGAGCAGGAGAAAATGACGCCTGAGCTGCTGGAGAAGCTGGAATCCACCTGGGTACTGGCAGAGCTGGAAGACATTTACCTTCCCTACAAACCCAAACGCAAAACACGTGCGACCATTGCTATTGAGAAAGGGCTGGAGCCGCTGGCCAAGCTGCTGTTTGACCAGCAGGACGGCGATATCAGCGCTGCTGAAACCTTTATCACTGAGCTCGTAGCCTCTTCCGAAGAAGCCCTGAAAGGCGCCCGCGACATCATTGCGGAATGGATCAATGAAAATGCGGAATGCCGTGATAAACTGCGTAAATTATTTACCCATACCGGCAAGCTGACTTCCAAAGTAGCAGAAGGCAAAGAAGAGGAAGGCAACAAATACAAGGATTATTTCGAGTTTACAGAAGACCTGCGCGAAGTGCCGTCACACCGTGTGCTGGCCATTCTGCGTGCAGAGTCTGAAGGTATACTTTTCAGCACCATCGCACCTGAAGAGGAAGAAGCGATGGGCATTATCAGCAAACAGTTTGTGACCGGCAGAGGCGCTGCTTCCGAGCAGGTAGCCAAAGCTGGTACCGACGCCTACAAACGCCTGCTGCGTCCCTCTCTGGAAAATGAATTCAGAGCCGTAGCCAAAGATAAAGCTGATGGTGAAGCCATTGACGTGTTTGCTGAAAACCTGCGTCAGCTGTTGCTGGCTGCACCACTGGGACCTAAAGCCGTGATCGCCATCGACCCGGGTTACCGTACCGGCTGTAAAGTGGTAGCACTCGACAACCAGGGTAACATGCTGGATCACGATGTGATTTTCCCGCTGGAGAAAAACTATAAAAAAGATGATGCAGAAGCCCTGCTGAAAAAATGGGCTGAGCGTTATGATACCGCTGCCATTGCCGTAGGTAATGGTACTGCCGGCCGCGAAACCGAAGAGTTTGTCAAAAAAATCGACTTCGGCAAAAAGATCAACGTGTTTATGGTGAATGAAAGCGGTGCCTCTGTATACTCCGCTTCCGAAGTTGCCCGTGAAGAGTTCCCTGACCAGGACGTTACCGTTCGTGGCGCAGTATCTATCGGCCGCAGGCTGATAGATCCGCTGGCAGAACTGGTAAAAATCGATCCTAAATCCATCGGTGTAGGACAATATCAGCACGACGTAAACCAGTCATCCCTGAAGCAGAGCCTGGACCGTGTAGTAGTTAGCTGTGTGAACAACGTAGGCGTAAACCTCAACACCGCCTCCAAACACCTGCTGGCCTATGTTTCCGGCCTCGGTCCTTCTCTCGCAGAGAATATCGTAAAATACCGCAAGGAAAACGGAGCCTTCAGCAATCGTACGCAGCTCAAGAAAGTACACCGCCTCGGCGATAAAGCCTTTGAACAATGCGCAGGCTTCCTTCGCATTGAGAACGGTGACAACCCGCTCGATAACTCCGCCGTACACCCTGAACGCTATAAACTTGTGGAAGAAATGGCCGCCAAACAAAACTGTACCATACAGGAACTGATTGGCCAGGACGACCTGCGTAAAAAGATCAATCCTAAAGATTTTATACGGGAAGATGCCGGTATGCTCACGATAGAAGATATCCTGAAAGAGCTGGCTAAACCCAGCCGCGACCCACGTGATGAAATCGCTATCTTCGAATATGCAGAAGGTATCCACAAAATTGAAGACCTCAAATCCGGTATGGTACTGCCCGGCGTAGTAACCAATATCACCGCATTTGGTGCCTTTGTAGATATCGGTGTAAAACAGGACGGTCTGGTACATATCTCCCATATGTCCAATAAATTCATCAGCAACCCGAATGAGGCTGTGAAGCTGAATCAGAAAGTTCAGGTAACCGTATTGGAAGTAGATATCGCCCGCAAGCGTATTTCCCTTTCCATGAAAGATCAGGAGAAAGGCGGCAGCAGCCAGCAGCAAGGTCCGCGTAAAGAACGCAGAGACACCCCTGCCGGTAAGGGCAACAGAGATAACAGCCGTGGCAAAGAAAACAAAGAGGCTCCGCTGAATGATTTCCAGGCTAAGCTGGCAGCGTTAAAAAACAAATTCGGAAACTGA
- a CDS encoding M48 family metallopeptidase gives MPKAQYGNTTIYYSLEEAPGLKRHYLSVDNKRGVVLKGKNIGEIESAKLIVQKGKWITEKLEVVNINKQDLIVTGSRMPYLGKTFYVEVVYSESVVKPILTFTYAKFLIYIHPEGDVQADILKAFDEFFKIKAREKILPRLSVLCRRTLLIYETVQFRKMTSRWGSCSHKNNLTINFDIVKLPFALIDYILIHELCHTKVKNHSNVFWREVRKYLPDYKALDHKLSNWKFL, from the coding sequence ATGCCTAAAGCGCAATACGGGAATACCACCATTTATTATTCACTTGAGGAAGCGCCAGGCTTGAAAAGGCACTATCTTTCTGTTGACAATAAGAGGGGAGTCGTTCTCAAAGGAAAGAACATTGGTGAGATTGAATCTGCAAAATTAATTGTCCAAAAAGGAAAATGGATTACAGAAAAACTGGAAGTAGTAAATATAAACAAACAGGATCTCATAGTTACGGGCTCTCGAATGCCTTATCTGGGGAAAACATTTTACGTTGAGGTAGTTTATAGTGAATCGGTAGTAAAGCCCATTTTGACTTTCACGTATGCTAAGTTTCTTATTTATATACATCCAGAGGGTGATGTACAAGCGGATATTTTAAAGGCATTTGATGAATTTTTCAAGATTAAAGCGAGAGAAAAAATACTTCCCCGTTTATCTGTTCTTTGTCGTAGAACATTGTTGATCTATGAAACAGTACAGTTTAGAAAAATGACATCAAGATGGGGAAGCTGTTCTCATAAAAATAATCTGACTATCAACTTTGATATTGTGAAGTTGCCTTTTGCATTAATAGATTATATATTGATTCATGAACTTTGTCATACTAAGGTGAAAAATCATTCTAATGTATTTTGGAGAGAAGTGAGAAAATATCTGCCAGACTATAAAGCACTAGATCACAAACTATCCAATTGGAAATTTTTATAA
- a CDS encoding type I restriction endonuclease subunit R — MSNSPEFHHSELPAIELLQTLGYHRMSAAEIKEEMNSTNLLLTNRLKAALQRINPDLDKLNISKAVDAISSITGSSLMEANQRSWELISRAELTLSQMINGKVEYVGVRYIDYTPENLGLNEFIVVSQMKFTGKARNSVPDLVLYVNGLPMAVIECKSPTAKDAWDIGYNDLTFYQKNSERLFYYNQICAAIWKVGGKYGAINSAQAFYSNYKSKDTTVLDALVGREATAQDKLLYYLFEPRLFLDIIRHFVLFELEEGRVVKKLPRYQQIRAVNKAIEKLQREDKGGVIWHTQGSGKSITMVYLTRKLQAPEYGFNNPTVLIMTDRNDLDTQITGTFRAVGYKNVMQATSVKNLDKLLRNDYGGIITTTIQKFQENEEQATEEDETLEQEDGNRFKTERHIKDGVLTKVIKSNIDGKWIEVGREEVVLQELSEKENLYVMVDEAHRSQYGFLAAFMRTVMPKAKFIAFTGTPISKDDKSTLAEFYGNDYLDVYTLMESKEDGATVDLLYDQGIALLEVRKKELDEEFDKQFGHLDEDKREKLKREALNKYELSTERIAAICKHLVDHYRGKIYPDGHKAMIVCDGRDAAVKYQRIMLQLKKEGYHDFESKLIISMGNAKSDEIAADYYEIVDWNKKHPLDLKENIYTDPDTVKQVTDDYRLPFGNENVTEKSGKKKYDNTAFLIVSDMLLTGFDAPIASCMYLDKPLKEHTLLQAIARVNRARNDKLAGYIVDYYGITDYLVQAIEIYGGDVKPDEILKNLSEEIPWLEMYHTKLVEFFKPMGIDRFYERDTYIDKAIQFIEPLDRRDTFKELLKKFNKSIAILLPKVAAMKFKKDFDLFNEIRLQARNTYRDDDGLGISKDESKMLQDLIDAHLIASGVNHLLEEPVSILDKDKFQLELKNASTGTRELKIRNNLKYEIKVGMDRNPAFFKPLADRLEELLKQREAERITQLDLLKAYEDIQDSIANEKKDSRDHGFFSSMEVAVYSLIKLHYDGQSSSVTRRIFDVVAGELKIVDWEIKSTVQDDMEKKIAVILREKFDRSEAKDKAAVIVNLLIKNKDA, encoded by the coding sequence ATGAGTAATTCCCCTGAATTCCACCATAGCGAACTACCCGCCATTGAACTGCTGCAGACATTAGGCTATCACCGGATGTCTGCAGCGGAAATAAAAGAGGAAATGAATTCCACCAATCTCCTCTTAACAAATAGACTGAAAGCTGCACTACAAAGAATTAATCCTGACCTTGATAAGCTTAATATTTCCAAAGCTGTAGATGCAATAAGCAGCATTACTGGCAGTTCGCTCATGGAAGCTAATCAGCGGAGTTGGGAATTAATCAGCCGCGCTGAGCTGACCCTCAGTCAAATGATCAATGGGAAGGTGGAGTATGTAGGAGTCAGGTATATTGATTATACACCAGAAAATCTGGGATTGAATGAGTTTATAGTAGTGAGCCAGATGAAGTTCACTGGTAAAGCCCGTAATTCAGTGCCGGACCTTGTATTATATGTAAACGGTCTTCCAATGGCAGTGATTGAATGTAAATCCCCTACTGCTAAAGATGCTTGGGATATCGGCTATAACGACCTTACTTTTTACCAGAAAAACTCTGAGAGATTATTTTATTATAATCAGATTTGTGCCGCTATCTGGAAAGTAGGTGGAAAGTATGGTGCAATTAATTCCGCCCAGGCATTCTATTCCAATTACAAGTCGAAAGATACGACAGTGTTGGATGCATTGGTCGGGCGGGAAGCCACTGCACAGGATAAGCTGCTGTATTATCTTTTCGAACCTCGTCTTTTCCTGGATATCATCCGGCATTTTGTATTATTTGAATTGGAGGAAGGAAGAGTGGTAAAGAAGCTCCCGCGTTATCAGCAAATCAGGGCGGTAAACAAAGCAATAGAAAAACTACAACGGGAAGATAAGGGTGGGGTGATATGGCACACACAGGGTAGCGGGAAGAGTATAACGATGGTATATCTGACCCGTAAGCTCCAGGCGCCGGAGTATGGATTTAATAATCCTACGGTACTGATCATGACAGACCGTAATGATCTGGATACCCAGATTACCGGAACATTCCGGGCGGTAGGATATAAAAATGTGATGCAGGCAACTTCGGTGAAGAACTTGGACAAATTACTCAGAAATGACTATGGAGGGATTATTACAACCACCATCCAGAAGTTCCAGGAGAATGAAGAACAGGCGACAGAAGAAGATGAAACCTTAGAACAAGAGGATGGTAATCGTTTTAAGACGGAGCGTCATATCAAGGATGGAGTTTTGACGAAGGTGATAAAAAGTAACATCGATGGAAAATGGATAGAAGTAGGTAGAGAAGAAGTTGTTTTACAGGAATTAAGTGAGAAGGAGAATTTATATGTAATGGTAGACGAAGCGCATAGAAGCCAATATGGATTCTTGGCGGCTTTTATGCGAACAGTGATGCCCAAAGCTAAATTTATAGCTTTCACCGGTACACCAATTTCCAAAGACGACAAATCCACGTTGGCAGAGTTTTATGGCAATGATTACCTGGATGTGTATACTCTAATGGAAAGCAAGGAAGATGGTGCCACAGTTGACCTGTTATACGATCAGGGTATTGCGCTGTTGGAGGTGAGGAAGAAAGAACTTGATGAGGAGTTTGATAAACAATTTGGTCACCTGGATGAAGATAAAAGGGAAAAACTGAAGAGAGAGGCGTTAAATAAATACGAATTATCTACAGAAAGGATTGCAGCGATTTGTAAGCATTTGGTGGATCACTATCGGGGAAAAATATATCCTGATGGCCATAAAGCAATGATCGTATGTGATGGAAGAGATGCTGCGGTGAAGTATCAAAGAATCATGTTACAGCTAAAAAAAGAAGGGTATCACGACTTTGAATCGAAGCTTATCATCAGCATGGGTAACGCCAAAAGTGATGAAATTGCGGCGGATTATTACGAAATAGTAGATTGGAATAAAAAACATCCATTAGATCTCAAAGAAAATATTTACACGGATCCGGATACTGTAAAACAGGTTACGGATGATTACAGGCTTCCATTTGGAAATGAAAATGTTACAGAGAAAAGTGGTAAGAAAAAGTATGATAATACCGCGTTTCTGATTGTATCAGATATGTTATTGACGGGATTTGATGCCCCAATAGCTTCGTGTATGTATTTGGATAAGCCATTGAAGGAGCATACCCTGCTTCAGGCAATTGCGAGGGTTAATCGCGCCCGAAATGATAAGCTGGCTGGTTATATCGTAGATTATTATGGCATTACGGATTATTTGGTGCAGGCTATTGAAATCTATGGAGGCGACGTCAAGCCGGACGAGATACTTAAAAATTTGAGTGAGGAAATTCCCTGGCTGGAAATGTATCATACAAAATTGGTAGAATTTTTTAAACCTATGGGTATTGATCGGTTCTATGAGCGGGATACCTATATTGATAAAGCCATTCAGTTTATTGAGCCACTAGATCGTCGGGATACATTTAAGGAATTGCTGAAAAAATTTAACAAGAGTATTGCCATTTTATTGCCGAAGGTAGCGGCAATGAAATTCAAGAAGGATTTCGATCTGTTCAATGAAATTCGGTTACAAGCCAGAAATACCTATAGGGACGATGATGGATTGGGGATTAGCAAGGATGAAAGTAAAATGTTGCAGGATTTAATAGATGCTCATTTGATTGCTTCGGGAGTAAATCATTTGCTGGAGGAGCCCGTATCAATCCTTGACAAGGATAAATTTCAACTGGAATTGAAGAACGCTTCTACGGGCACCAGGGAATTAAAGATCAGGAATAATCTGAAATATGAAATTAAGGTGGGGATGGATCGAAATCCTGCTTTCTTTAAGCCATTGGCGGATAGGTTAGAAGAGTTACTAAAACAGCGGGAAGCTGAGCGTATTACCCAGTTAGATTTGCTGAAAGCCTATGAAGATATTCAAGATAGTATTGCCAATGAAAAGAAGGACAGCAGAGATCATGGTTTCTTCTCCTCTATGGAGGTGGCAGTTTATAGTTTGATAAAACTTCACTATGATGGTCAATCTTCATCCGTAACCCGAAGGATTTTTGATGTAGTTGCAGGAGAGCTTAAAATAGTTGATTGGGAAATAAAATCAACCGTTCAAGATGATATGGAAAAGAAGATTGCCGTAATTTTGCGTGAGAAATTTGATCGGAGCGAAGCTAAAGATAAAGCTGCCGTGATTGTGAATCTTCTCATAAAAAACAAAGATGCCTAA
- a CDS encoding enoyl-CoA hydratase-related protein, with protein MQPEFIIIHQQVVPYVAHIQLNRPKELNALNLQLMGELRDALKLLDADDQVRVIVISGNEKAFAAGADIKQMAEKSAMDMYNTDQFSTWDTIKKTKKPIIAAVSGFALGGGCELMMLCDMVVASETARFGQPEIKLGVMPGAGGTQRLTRAVGKALAMEMVLTGRFITAQEAFQAGLINRIVPVELFLQEAIKLAQEIATMAPLAVKMAKEAVLKAFDTTLDEGLHFERKNFYLLFASEDQKEGMQAFMEKRTPSFKGK; from the coding sequence ATGCAACCGGAATTTATCATCATACACCAGCAGGTGGTGCCCTATGTAGCCCACATCCAGTTAAACAGGCCTAAAGAACTGAATGCCCTCAATCTCCAGCTGATGGGGGAGTTGCGCGATGCGCTCAAACTCCTCGATGCCGACGACCAGGTAAGGGTCATCGTGATCAGTGGTAATGAAAAAGCTTTTGCCGCAGGCGCTGATATCAAACAGATGGCCGAGAAATCAGCTATGGATATGTACAACACTGACCAGTTCAGCACCTGGGATACCATCAAAAAAACGAAGAAGCCCATCATCGCAGCTGTCAGTGGCTTTGCCCTCGGCGGTGGCTGCGAGCTGATGATGCTCTGTGATATGGTCGTAGCCAGTGAAACAGCCCGTTTTGGTCAGCCGGAAATCAAACTGGGCGTGATGCCCGGAGCAGGCGGCACTCAACGCCTTACCCGTGCAGTCGGAAAAGCCCTCGCCATGGAAATGGTGCTCACCGGCCGCTTTATTACAGCCCAGGAAGCCTTCCAGGCCGGCCTGATCAACCGTATCGTGCCGGTGGAACTGTTCCTCCAGGAAGCAATCAAACTGGCGCAGGAAATAGCAACCATGGCACCGCTGGCGGTGAAAATGGCCAAAGAAGCCGTCCTCAAAGCATTTGATACTACCCTCGATGAAGGCCTCCATTTCGAAAGGAAAAATTTCTACCTCCTCTTCGCTTCGGAAGACCAGAAAGAAGGTATGCAGGCCTTTATGGAAAAACGAACACCCAGCTTCAAAGGAAAATAA
- a CDS encoding IS3 family transposase (programmed frameshift), which translates to MKKTRFTETQIVSILKQQENGLATKDICREHGISEATFYNWKSKYGGMEASDVKRLKDLEEENSRLKRMYADLSLDNQILKDPIHKKRLGPSTKRQVAEELVADQGISVSRACRIVSFPRSKFYYRSRRNDQVLIDALQDLAFKHTSYGFRKLFAYLRRAGHHWNHKRVYRVYRLLKLNKRRKLKRRVPARIKQPLQQQTNVNIIWSMDFMSDSLIGNKRFRTFNVIDDGSREVLGIEVDTSLSSYRIVRVLERIIESRGKPAAIRTDNGPEFTSGYFEQWCHQHGIRLQYIQPGRPMQNGYVERFNRLYREAVLDAYIFEDLHQVRELTYTWMEEYNQRRPHESLKNMTPCEWKAELQKSRNSN; encoded by the exons ATGAAAAAGACCAGATTCACAGAAACTCAGATTGTGTCTATTTTGAAGCAGCAGGAAAATGGGCTTGCCACAAAGGACATTTGCCGCGAACATGGCATTTCTGAAGCTACTTTCTATAACTGGAAAAGCAAGTATGGAGGCATGGAGGCTTCAGATGTGAAGCGCCTCAAAGACCTGGAGGAAGAAAATTCCAGGCTCAAAAGAATGTATGCTGACCTATCCCTTGACAATCAGATACTGAAGGATC CTATTCACAAAAAAAGGCTGGGCCCTTCCACAAAAAGACAAGTAGCAGAAGAATTGGTCGCAGATCAGGGTATTTCTGTGAGCAGGGCCTGTCGAATAGTTTCCTTTCCCCGTTCAAAGTTTTATTATCGTAGTCGTAGAAATGACCAGGTACTGATTGATGCCCTTCAGGACCTTGCTTTTAAGCATACTTCCTACGGTTTTCGCAAGCTTTTCGCCTATTTGAGGCGTGCAGGTCATCACTGGAATCATAAAAGAGTATACCGGGTATACAGGCTGCTTAAGCTGAATAAGAGGAGGAAGCTGAAACGCAGAGTGCCAGCACGCATTAAACAACCATTACAACAGCAAACCAATGTTAATATCATCTGGAGCATGGATTTCATGAGTGATAGCCTGATTGGAAACAAACGCTTCAGAACATTTAACGTGATAGATGATGGCTCCCGGGAGGTCTTGGGTATAGAAGTCGATACTTCACTATCGTCATACCGAATTGTACGGGTATTGGAAAGAATTATTGAATCCAGAGGCAAACCAGCCGCGATAAGAACTGATAATGGTCCGGAATTTACTTCAGGTTATTTTGAACAGTGGTGCCACCAGCACGGTATCCGGCTACAATACATTCAACCAGGCCGACCAATGCAGAATGGTTATGTCGAACGATTTAATCGTCTTTACAGAGAAGCTGTCCTCGATGCCTATATCTTTGAGGACTTGCACCAGGTAAGGGAATTAACCTATACCTGGATGGAAGAATATAACCAAAGAAGACCTCACGAATCTTTGAAGAACATGACGCCTTGCGAATGGAAAGCGGAGTTGCAAAAATCCAGAAACTCCAATTAA